The following proteins are encoded in a genomic region of Methanoculleus bourgensis MS2:
- a CDS encoding 30S ribosomal protein S17e, producing the protein MGIKPSYIKNVGEELLVKHREKFSGNFDENKHAVAEVATIDSKRVRNRVAGYISRKINTRKR; encoded by the coding sequence ATGGGAATAAAACCATCATATATCAAGAATGTCGGCGAAGAACTCCTCGTCAAGCATCGTGAGAAGTTTAGCGGGAACTTTGATGAGAACAAGCACGCCGTCGCCGAAGTTGCCACAATCGACAGCAAGCGCGTCCGGAACAGGGTTGCCGGGTATATCTCAAGAAAGATAAATACAAGGAAGCGATAA
- the dapA gene encoding 4-hydroxy-tetrahydrodipicolinate synthase produces MFEGILPAIITPFHPDSGASLDIGGLRSNIESLLQRGVHGVVPCGSTGESATLTFEEHEQVVCETIEIVNGRVPVLAGTGSNNTEEAIRLTRSARDAGADGALVISPYYNKPNRSGLIKHFTKLADLDLPIILYNVPGRTGQNLQPDLVAELARHPNIVGIKEASGDITQISRIIEETQDEDFVVLSGDDAMTLPVLALGGAGVISVTANVDPRRMVQMYEAYRAGDLARAQDLHFELSPLFRAMFIDTNPIPVKKAVGILGMAAGPVRLPLDDLDGQKTEQLRKVLANYD; encoded by the coding sequence ATGTTTGAGGGAATCCTTCCAGCAATTATTACCCCTTTTCACCCGGACTCCGGAGCGAGTCTCGACATCGGAGGATTACGGTCCAACATTGAATCACTGTTGCAACGCGGAGTCCACGGTGTCGTTCCCTGCGGATCGACCGGGGAGTCCGCGACGCTCACGTTCGAGGAGCACGAGCAGGTGGTTTGCGAGACCATCGAGATTGTCAACGGACGGGTGCCGGTGCTCGCCGGGACCGGGTCGAACAACACCGAGGAGGCAATCCGCCTGACCCGGTCAGCACGGGATGCCGGCGCGGATGGTGCTCTGGTCATCAGTCCCTACTACAACAAGCCGAACCGTTCCGGTCTCATCAAGCACTTCACGAAACTTGCCGACCTCGATCTTCCTATCATCCTCTACAACGTCCCGGGACGGACAGGACAGAACCTCCAGCCCGACCTGGTGGCGGAACTGGCCCGACATCCGAACATCGTCGGGATCAAGGAGGCAAGCGGCGACATCACCCAGATCTCTCGCATCATCGAGGAGACGCAGGACGAAGACTTCGTCGTGCTCTCCGGGGACGACGCGATGACCCTCCCGGTCCTCGCGCTGGGGGGCGCAGGCGTGATATCGGTGACCGCTAACGTCGACCCCCGCCGGATGGTGCAGATGTACGAAGCCTACCGTGCCGGCGACCTTGCCCGCGCACAGGACCTGCACTTCGAACTCTCCCCGCTCTTCCGGGCGATGTTTATCGACACAAACCCCATCCCCGTGAAGAAGGCGGTAGGAATCCTCGGGATGGCTGCAGGGCCGGTCAGGCTGCCGCTCGACGACCTGGACGGGCAGAAGACGGAGCAGTTGAGGAAGGTGCTGGCGAACTATGATTAA
- a CDS encoding M20 family metallopeptidase: MSSSRAGLHNREDGMDVARLTSSLVRIRSENPPGKTADVVEYIREFLDSLGVKCRVIPHPGGRDNLITTEPDPRILLCGHVDVVPAIPDDWTHDPYGGEIAGGYVWGRGATDMKGGCAALLAAYRDLIESGVEPKAQFAFVCDEETGGPYGIRSLLAQNLLLPRDCLIAEPTPPTSPAAGQKGLYRIDLSFRGRPGHSSLYPMVGKSAVMAAFDLLGYLREVHAHPFPVGEDLQPLIAQSARVFHEVFGLEGVDDVLTRVMFNPGRIEGGEKANIVAEQCRMELDIRVPWGCPLDDLKKGIAAHAPDATIREMDVAEPTLTPPDSRIVRTVCREVERVYGRPAVPLLQWAASDAKYLRTEGFDVVEYGPGEITTLHAVDERVSVEQLEKAVDVYRGVIRGYSG; encoded by the coding sequence ATGAGTTCGTCGAGAGCAGGGCTGCATAACCGCGAGGATGGTATGGACGTCGCCCGCCTCACCTCATCGCTCGTCCGGATCAGGAGCGAGAACCCGCCGGGGAAGACGGCCGATGTGGTCGAGTATATCAGGGAATTCCTCGACTCGCTTGGGGTGAAGTGCCGCGTCATCCCCCACCCGGGCGGGCGGGACAACCTCATCACGACCGAACCTGATCCGCGGATCCTCCTCTGCGGCCACGTGGATGTGGTCCCGGCCATCCCCGATGACTGGACGCACGACCCCTACGGCGGCGAGATCGCCGGTGGTTACGTCTGGGGGAGGGGTGCCACCGATATGAAAGGCGGGTGCGCTGCCCTTCTTGCCGCCTACCGGGACCTCATCGAGAGTGGTGTGGAGCCAAAGGCTCAGTTTGCCTTTGTCTGTGATGAGGAGACCGGCGGCCCGTATGGTATCCGGTCGTTGCTTGCACAGAACCTTCTTCTGCCCCGCGACTGCCTGATAGCCGAACCGACGCCTCCGACGAGCCCGGCGGCCGGCCAGAAAGGTCTCTACCGGATCGATCTCTCCTTCCGCGGCAGGCCGGGCCATAGTTCTCTCTATCCTATGGTCGGGAAGAGCGCCGTCATGGCGGCGTTTGACCTGCTCGGGTACCTGCGGGAGGTCCATGCGCACCCGTTCCCTGTCGGCGAAGACCTGCAACCGCTCATTGCACAGTCTGCCCGGGTCTTCCATGAGGTCTTCGGGCTTGAGGGGGTGGACGACGTCCTCACCCGGGTGATGTTCAACCCGGGGCGCATCGAGGGCGGAGAGAAGGCGAACATCGTGGCTGAGCAGTGCCGGATGGAACTGGATATCCGGGTGCCCTGGGGGTGTCCCCTCGACGACCTGAAGAAGGGCATCGCCGCGCATGCCCCGGACGCCACCATACGCGAGATGGATGTCGCCGAACCGACACTGACCCCCCCGGACAGCCGGATCGTCCGGACGGTCTGCCGCGAGGTGGAGCGGGTCTACGGCAGGCCGGCGGTGCCGCTCCTCCAGTGGGCGGCAAGCGACGCGAAGTACCTCCGCACGGAGGGCTTTGATGTCGTGGAGTACGGGCCGGGGGAGATCACGACGTTGCACGCGGTGGATGAGCGGGTTTCTGTGGAGCAACTCGAGAAGGCGGTGGATGTGTACCGGGGGGTGATCAGGGGGTATTCGGGGTAG
- a CDS encoding class I SAM-dependent methyltransferase, producing MMPESHQNTELWDKIWKKDQIISDYSIRYLSFMTEIERTLLAGSTVCEAGCGTGQTLRIFTPRHRTIGLDISANALNLARNNCNAPIQGDIFRIPLRDETCDLIYNSGVIEHFIYPGNVAAVAEMARVTRRGGRIIVIVPNTLCLWYKIGKEIAYRMKRFEFGYEEDYSPRRLKTTLEEAGVEVTGYFGLQATPVLATNDKEALSFSIRQKIARLERYYPFREYYSYAVGIVGHKE from the coding sequence ATGATGCCAGAATCACATCAGAACACGGAACTTTGGGATAAGATCTGGAAAAAAGACCAGATCATCAGCGATTACAGCATCAGATACCTCAGTTTCATGACAGAGATAGAACGCACTCTCCTGGCGGGTTCGACAGTATGCGAGGCGGGCTGCGGAACCGGACAGACCCTCCGGATCTTCACGCCCCGGCACAGAACGATCGGGCTTGATATATCGGCAAACGCCCTCAATCTCGCAAGGAACAATTGCAACGCACCAATACAGGGAGATATCTTCCGCATACCTCTCCGTGATGAGACCTGCGATCTTATTTATAACTCAGGCGTGATCGAACATTTTATCTATCCGGGTAATGTTGCAGCAGTAGCCGAAATGGCGAGAGTTACCCGGAGAGGCGGGAGGATCATCGTCATCGTCCCGAACACTCTCTGCCTCTGGTACAAGATCGGAAAAGAGATTGCATACCGCATGAAACGATTTGAGTTTGGGTATGAAGAGGACTACTCTCCCAGGCGACTGAAGACTACGCTTGAAGAGGCAGGAGTCGAAGTAACGGGGTATTTCGGGCTGCAAGCAACGCCGGTGCTCGCAACGAACGATAAGGAGGCCCTCTCATTCTCCATCCGGCAAAAGATTGCAAGACTTGAGAGATACTACCCGTTCAGGGAGTACTACAGCTACGCTGTGGGGATTGTAGGTCATAAAGAGTGA
- a CDS encoding lysylphosphatidylglycerol synthase transmembrane domain-containing protein: MSSRRSIRFISIIGIAIFLVILLNLDIPAILDILLSADIHYLIAALLVNGMIVVIKAKKWSIIVDSVRSNFSLWQSAIGFFVGFSLSTLTPGKVGDVVRCLYVKDESCTTGMALSTVVIDRIIDLVLLFAFGIIALIIFSSLVGVEIISNGLLLVLICAIVFGIYTISHKTYMEKILRPFFTAFVPARYRNKLSGYFDDFYSGFAGFFASRRQAAECIGVGIVSWILAVVYASLLAKSIGIDVGYYMFLVIPIISMLDLLPISISGIGTRDAALIYLFGIVAIAPETAIAFSILYLVFSYWLIALVGLVFWLQYPIPLTGLNEEAPTIQSEA, translated from the coding sequence ATGTCATCGAGACGATCAATACGGTTTATAAGCATCATAGGCATTGCCATTTTCCTGGTAATTCTCTTAAACCTCGACATTCCTGCGATTCTCGACATCTTGCTCTCTGCCGACATACACTACCTGATCGCAGCTCTTCTGGTCAACGGAATGATCGTTGTTATTAAAGCAAAAAAATGGAGCATCATCGTCGATTCCGTTCGCTCCAACTTCTCCCTGTGGCAAAGCGCCATTGGTTTCTTTGTCGGTTTCTCCCTCTCCACCCTGACCCCGGGAAAGGTGGGTGATGTCGTCCGGTGTCTATACGTGAAAGATGAGTCCTGTACCACCGGGATGGCGCTCTCAACCGTTGTGATCGACCGGATAATTGATCTGGTGCTCCTTTTCGCGTTTGGGATAATCGCTCTGATCATTTTTTCGTCTCTTGTCGGGGTGGAGATCATCTCCAATGGGTTGTTACTGGTTCTCATATGCGCTATCGTCTTCGGAATTTACACGATTTCACACAAGACGTATATGGAGAAGATCCTCAGGCCGTTCTTTACTGCCTTCGTTCCGGCACGATATCGTAACAAACTCTCTGGATATTTTGATGATTTTTATTCCGGATTTGCTGGATTTTTCGCTTCACGCCGACAGGCAGCAGAATGCATCGGGGTCGGGATTGTATCCTGGATACTGGCAGTCGTGTATGCCTCGCTCCTCGCGAAATCCATTGGCATCGATGTGGGGTATTATATGTTTCTGGTGATCCCGATCATCAGTATGTTGGATCTCCTCCCGATCAGCATCTCGGGCATCGGAACCCGAGATGCCGCATTGATCTACCTCTTTGGCATCGTTGCGATAGCCCCAGAAACGGCCATTGCCTTCTCAATTCTCTATCTGGTCTTCAGTTACTGGCTTATCGCGCTCGTGGGTCTGGTCTTCTGGCTTCAGTATCCTATCCCGCTGACCGGGCTTAACGAAGAAGCGCCTACAATACAGAGTGAAGCTTGA
- the albA gene encoding DNA-binding protein Alba, translated as MIKDNTVFVGNKPVMNYVLAVVTQFNNGAEEVAIKARGKAISRAVDTAEIALNRFLENVSKKEIFTSTEMIDTDTGKTNVSSIEIVLAQSK; from the coding sequence ATGATAAAGGATAACACAGTATTCGTGGGAAACAAACCGGTCATGAACTACGTGCTCGCGGTGGTCACCCAATTTAACAACGGAGCGGAGGAAGTCGCGATTAAGGCCCGGGGGAAGGCAATTTCACGTGCGGTCGATACAGCGGAGATCGCGCTCAACCGGTTCCTGGAGAACGTGAGCAAGAAAGAGATCTTTACGTCGACCGAGATGATCGATACCGATACCGGAAAGACAAACGTCTCAAGTATCGAGATCGTCCTCGCTCAGTCGAAGTGA
- a CDS encoding RlmE family RNA methyltransferase: protein MGSQWTKDSVYRKAMKAGYRARAAYKLLEIQQKSGFIRPDDNVVDLGAAPGSWLQVIRDLTGGKVIGVDLNPIVPMEGVTTITGDFTDPLIQERIREEAGGIVNVVVSDAAPKLSGQKSYDQARAVGLGEDALAFACTILKPGGNLVIKSFQGELFADLLAEVRKHFYSVRGYRTKASRKGSAEVYIIAKNFKGTCNGTEGPL, encoded by the coding sequence ATGGGATCTCAGTGGACCAAAGACAGCGTCTATAGAAAGGCGATGAAGGCGGGTTACCGGGCCCGGGCTGCCTACAAACTGCTGGAGATCCAGCAGAAGAGCGGGTTCATTAGGCCCGACGATAACGTCGTCGATCTCGGGGCGGCGCCGGGGAGCTGGCTGCAGGTGATCCGCGACCTGACCGGAGGAAAGGTCATCGGCGTGGATCTCAACCCGATTGTGCCTATGGAGGGTGTCACCACCATCACCGGTGATTTTACCGACCCTCTCATCCAGGAGCGCATCCGTGAGGAGGCGGGTGGCATCGTCAACGTTGTGGTCTCTGACGCCGCCCCGAAACTCTCCGGCCAGAAGAGTTACGACCAGGCTCGTGCGGTCGGCCTTGGCGAGGATGCGCTCGCGTTTGCATGTACGATTCTAAAACCCGGCGGCAACCTGGTAATAAAGTCGTTCCAGGGGGAGCTCTTTGCGGACCTGCTCGCCGAAGTGAGAAAGCATTTCTATTCCGTCCGGGGATACAGGACGAAGGCGTCACGGAAGGGAAGTGCCGAGGTATACATAATTGCAAAAAATTTTAAGGGAACGTGCAATGGTACTGAAGGACCCCTATAA
- the moaA gene encoding GTP 3',8-cyclase MoaA, producing the protein MVLKDPYNRTVTNLRISLTSRCNLRCIYCHAEGEVNPKEQMSAEDIAELMRVGVQFGIKNIKFTGGEPLLRRDLLDIIRSVPPGVESSMTTNGTLLAAKAAALKEAGLARVNVSLDTLRPERYKAITGKDCLADVLAGIDAAIEVGLTPVKLNMVLLEGINEDELDDFMAFVRGKRDLILQVIELMEFNECKFHGDVDSVEQELDERATRIVTRRMHHRKKYCLDGAEVEVVRPLHNTEFCAFCNRLRVTSDGKLKPCLLRSDNLVDIRGKHGKELEDAFREAVSRREPFFA; encoded by the coding sequence ATGGTACTGAAGGACCCCTATAACCGGACTGTGACCAACCTCCGGATCAGCCTGACCTCCCGGTGCAACCTGCGGTGCATCTACTGCCACGCCGAGGGCGAAGTGAACCCGAAGGAACAGATGAGTGCCGAGGATATTGCCGAACTGATGCGGGTGGGTGTGCAGTTCGGCATAAAGAATATCAAGTTCACCGGCGGAGAGCCCCTGCTCCGCCGCGATCTTCTCGATATCATTCGTTCCGTGCCGCCGGGCGTCGAATCGTCCATGACGACGAACGGAACGCTGCTTGCCGCAAAGGCTGCGGCGCTCAAGGAGGCCGGACTTGCCCGTGTCAACGTCAGCCTCGATACCCTCCGCCCCGAGCGGTATAAAGCCATCACCGGGAAGGACTGCCTTGCAGACGTCCTCGCCGGGATCGATGCTGCGATCGAGGTTGGCCTGACCCCGGTCAAGCTCAACATGGTGCTCCTTGAGGGTATCAACGAGGATGAACTGGACGACTTCATGGCGTTTGTCAGGGGCAAACGTGACCTCATCCTGCAGGTCATCGAACTGATGGAGTTCAACGAGTGCAAATTCCACGGGGATGTGGACAGCGTCGAGCAGGAACTGGACGAGCGGGCAACCCGGATCGTCACCCGCCGGATGCACCACCGGAAGAAATACTGCCTCGACGGTGCTGAGGTCGAGGTGGTCCGCCCCCTTCACAACACGGAGTTCTGTGCGTTCTGCAACCGCCTGCGCGTGACATCGGACGGCAAACTCAAGCCCTGCCTCCTCCGGAGCGATAACCTTGTTGATATCCGGGGCAAGCACGGCAAGGAACTGGAGGATGCCTTCCGGGAAGCCGTCAGCAGGCGCGAACCATTCTTTGCCTGA
- a CDS encoding thiamine-phosphate synthase family protein, with amino-acid sequence MRAEDRARVIACMDQAVTLLAGRMDPRLIPEVGMNIVYALPDARSRDDVAGVLGRIVRLGDRVHPVGEITFGASDHVARIVITAMRFDPGIRSAANIRFSEAILLEMENLMFEICSFDREKEPPGVQTMDWGVASCCRGGVPDVIYDRGARGKEPMIRVLGEDPVTVAHNILKLSNRITYAQL; translated from the coding sequence ATGAGAGCAGAAGACCGCGCGCGGGTGATCGCCTGCATGGACCAGGCCGTGACGCTGCTTGCCGGGCGGATGGACCCCCGGCTAATCCCTGAGGTCGGGATGAACATCGTCTACGCCCTGCCCGACGCGCGGAGCAGAGACGATGTGGCGGGAGTTCTCGGGCGGATCGTCAGGCTCGGCGACCGGGTCCACCCCGTCGGGGAGATCACGTTCGGGGCAAGCGACCACGTAGCGCGGATCGTGATCACGGCCATGCGCTTCGATCCGGGGATCAGGAGCGCGGCAAACATCCGCTTCTCTGAAGCAATCCTCCTGGAGATGGAGAACCTTATGTTCGAGATCTGCTCGTTTGACCGGGAGAAAGAACCGCCGGGCGTGCAGACGATGGACTGGGGCGTCGCATCCTGTTGCAGGGGTGGCGTGCCCGACGTCATCTACGACCGGGGAGCCCGGGGAAAAGAGCCGATGATCAGGGTTCTTGGAGAGGACCCGGTCACGGTCGCACATAATATTCTTAAACTGTCAAATCGCATTACCTATGCACAATTGTAA
- a CDS encoding HD domain-containing protein, whose protein sequence is MERDEALALLQRYVASPAHIVHSRATAGIMRKVAEHLGEDADTWEVIGLLHDIDYDLVRGDMDRHGMEGHQILIENGVPEEIADIVRRHNHMLFGDYEQPVEIALQAADSASGLIIACALVKGGAITEVTPRTVKKKFKEKSFAAGCERERIRLIEPLMDLETFFLLAIEGLTEIRDDIGLT, encoded by the coding sequence ATGGAGAGAGATGAGGCGCTGGCCCTGCTCCAGCGGTATGTGGCGTCGCCGGCGCATATCGTGCACAGCCGCGCCACGGCAGGCATCATGAGGAAGGTCGCCGAGCACCTCGGCGAGGACGCCGATACATGGGAAGTCATCGGCCTCCTGCACGACATCGACTACGACCTCGTCAGGGGGGATATGGACCGGCACGGCATGGAGGGGCACCAGATCCTCATCGAGAACGGTGTCCCGGAGGAGATTGCGGATATCGTCAGGCGGCATAACCACATGCTCTTCGGCGACTATGAACAACCCGTCGAGATAGCGCTCCAGGCGGCGGACAGCGCATCAGGCCTGATCATCGCCTGCGCTCTGGTGAAAGGCGGGGCGATCACCGAGGTCACGCCCAGGACTGTGAAGAAGAAGTTCAAAGAGAAGTCGTTCGCCGCCGGGTGTGAGCGAGAGAGGATCCGGTTGATCGAACCCCTCATGGATCTGGAGACATTCTTCCTTCTTGCGATCGAAGGGCTTACGGAGATTCGCGACGATATCGGCCTTACCTGA
- a CDS encoding DNA polymerase sliding clamp, producing MLKATIDAEIFRESIDAIAALVTECRLHTAEDLIRTRAVDTANVAMVSLDLQSTAFNSFSATAGEVGLDIAKMKNILGMMGKGDALTLNLRDEDRKLELNFGGYRYSITLLDVNTIRKDPNPPAIDLPGKAVLRGDALNNAIKAASVISDKIALGIDPDAMTFYMEAEGDTDHIKLALGEDELIALNPVQARSLFSLDYLKDMGRVMARAEEVEVHLGIDHPVRFTFDIADGNGHVEYLLAPRIEAD from the coding sequence ATGTTAAAGGCAACGATTGATGCAGAAATATTTCGGGAATCCATCGACGCGATCGCCGCACTGGTGACAGAATGCCGCCTGCATACGGCTGAAGATCTTATCCGGACACGGGCTGTCGATACCGCAAACGTGGCTATGGTCTCCCTGGACCTCCAGAGCACGGCGTTCAACTCTTTCTCGGCTACCGCCGGAGAAGTGGGTCTGGATATCGCAAAGATGAAGAACATCCTCGGGATGATGGGCAAAGGCGACGCGCTGACGCTCAACCTGCGCGATGAAGACAGGAAACTGGAGCTGAACTTCGGGGGCTACCGCTACTCGATCACGCTTCTTGACGTCAACACCATCAGGAAGGACCCGAACCCTCCAGCGATCGACCTCCCCGGCAAGGCAGTCCTCCGTGGGGATGCGTTGAACAACGCCATCAAAGCGGCTTCCGTCATCTCCGACAAGATCGCTCTCGGGATCGATCCCGACGCCATGACCTTCTACATGGAGGCGGAGGGGGACACCGATCACATCAAACTCGCGCTCGGCGAGGACGAACTCATCGCACTCAACCCCGTGCAGGCCCGCTCGCTCTTCTCGCTCGATTACCTGAAGGATATGGGCCGGGTCATGGCACGCGCGGAAGAGGTGGAAGTGCACCTGGGTATCGATCACCCGGTCCGGTTTACCTTTGACATTGCGGACGGCAACGGTCACGTCGAGTACCTCCTTGCTCCTCGGATTGAGGCCGATTAA
- the asd gene encoding aspartate-semialdehyde dehydrogenase → MINVGVLGATGAVGQRFVQLLADHPWFHLQTLTASERSAGKPYGKVVNWRLDAPYPDKVSDVVVTPTTVESLKDCDLVFSALPADVATQLETEIANAGIAVCSNARSHRMDPDVPLVIPEVNPDHLGLIDVQRDRGRGGFIVTNPNCSTIVLTLALAPLRSFEFHNVHAATMQAISGGGFAGVAAMEIYDNVIPYIGAEEEKIETEIVKIMGTFNGSEVIPAPIQVSASCHRVPVIDGHTIAVWADVKEPVDEVKKAYATFKSPFSNLPLQPAKAIELLDQPDRPQPRLDRNRGRGMTVSVGRIREGLRFVALGHNTIRGAAGASVLNAELIYSRKYL, encoded by the coding sequence ATGATTAATGTAGGAGTGCTTGGTGCCACAGGAGCAGTGGGACAGCGCTTCGTCCAGCTTTTAGCGGATCATCCCTGGTTTCATCTCCAGACTCTCACCGCTTCTGAACGGAGTGCAGGAAAACCGTATGGCAAGGTGGTCAACTGGCGCCTCGATGCGCCGTACCCGGATAAGGTCAGCGATGTCGTCGTCACTCCCACAACCGTCGAGAGCCTGAAGGACTGCGACCTTGTCTTCTCGGCGCTTCCCGCCGACGTGGCGACGCAGCTCGAGACTGAGATCGCTAACGCAGGCATTGCCGTCTGCAGCAACGCCCGGTCACACCGCATGGACCCGGACGTCCCCCTGGTGATACCGGAGGTCAATCCGGACCACCTGGGCCTGATCGATGTCCAGCGGGACCGCGGACGCGGGGGGTTCATCGTGACCAACCCGAACTGCTCGACGATCGTCCTTACCCTGGCCCTTGCCCCTCTCAGATCATTTGAGTTCCATAACGTTCATGCAGCAACCATGCAGGCAATCTCAGGGGGCGGGTTTGCCGGTGTTGCCGCTATGGAGATCTACGATAACGTCATCCCCTACATCGGAGCCGAGGAGGAGAAGATAGAGACCGAGATCGTAAAGATCATGGGAACGTTCAACGGTTCTGAGGTGATCCCGGCCCCGATTCAGGTGAGCGCAAGCTGTCATCGGGTCCCGGTCATCGACGGGCATACCATCGCGGTCTGGGCCGACGTGAAGGAACCGGTTGACGAGGTGAAAAAAGCTTACGCAACCTTTAAGTCCCCCTTCAGCAATCTACCCTTACAACCGGCAAAGGCAATTGAGCTCCTCGACCAGCCCGACCGTCCGCAACCACGGCTCGACCGTAACCGGGGACGGGGTATGACGGTGTCCGTCGGGAGAATCCGGGAAGGATTACGGTTCGTTGCACTCGGGCACAACACAATCCGTGGGGCTGCAGGTGCATCCGTTCTCAACGCAGAGCTGATATACTCAAGGAAGTATCTCTAG
- the dapB gene encoding 4-hydroxy-tetrahydrodipicolinate reductase, producing MINVAVSGALGRMGTTIGRIVDEAPDLELVGGIDIREGSFFGKEVVPAARIDAFLKEKKPDVLIDFTVAAAAVENIRAAARNNVALIVGTTGFSPEQREIIRSAVEGNVPAVISSNFSVGVNIFWKLVREAARELGDYDIEVTEAHHRYKKDAPSGTAKTILEILDQELGEREKVYGRVGAAERKNEIGVHAVRGGDIVGDHAVLFAGNFECIEISHRAYDRAVFAQGAVRAARWVVGRDPRIYAMQDVLGI from the coding sequence ATGATTAACGTAGCTGTATCGGGGGCCCTGGGGCGGATGGGCACCACCATCGGCCGGATCGTTGACGAGGCTCCGGACCTTGAACTGGTCGGCGGGATCGATATACGGGAAGGATCGTTCTTCGGGAAGGAAGTGGTTCCCGCGGCCCGCATCGATGCGTTCCTCAAGGAGAAGAAACCTGACGTCCTCATCGACTTCACGGTTGCGGCCGCTGCGGTCGAGAACATCAGGGCGGCGGCCAGGAACAACGTGGCGCTCATCGTCGGGACGACCGGGTTCTCTCCCGAACAGAGGGAAATTATCAGGAGCGCCGTCGAGGGGAACGTCCCCGCGGTGATATCAAGCAACTTCTCTGTCGGCGTCAACATCTTCTGGAAACTCGTGCGTGAGGCCGCCCGCGAGCTCGGCGACTACGATATCGAGGTCACGGAAGCCCACCACCGCTACAAGAAGGATGCCCCGAGCGGCACCGCAAAGACCATCCTTGAGATCCTGGACCAGGAACTCGGGGAGCGCGAGAAGGTCTACGGTCGTGTCGGCGCGGCGGAACGGAAGAACGAGATCGGCGTGCATGCAGTCCGGGGTGGCGACATCGTCGGCGATCATGCGGTCCTCTTCGCGGGAAACTTTGAGTGTATCGAGATCTCCCACCGCGCCTACGACCGGGCAGTATTCGCGCAGGGCGCCGTCCGGGCCGCCCGCTGGGTTGTCGGGAGAGATCCGCGCATCTACGCCATGCAGGATGTCCTGGGGATATAA
- the priL gene encoding DNA primase regulatory subunit PriL → MEIDRKELIKYPFLKESQQLARRHVESLEEFLSSGPGSLALERARDRVIAALAPKREFSEENTQSLKPEYEIASYALARVLVSCSGNRSLIDRLARYEAERASFFLETEDPEIRQFVAWSIGISTGAATMPVTEYVELVPHMRDLRWRLVNRVVQQGTVHLEPGEIDELIRERIRVILVDQMPLRVPTGICERLEPVTREISAAYQQQALEQFGEIREEAFPPCISALIQAITTGANLTHMGRFAITSFLHTVGMSITGIAEIFARAPDFDLEKTMYQVEHISGGGGTEYTPPSCPTMRTFGLCVNRDKDCERVNHPLSYYRLRKTAKKKQG, encoded by the coding sequence ATGGAAATTGACCGTAAAGAACTCATTAAATACCCGTTTTTAAAAGAATCACAGCAGCTGGCCCGCCGGCACGTCGAGTCGCTTGAGGAGTTCCTATCAAGCGGCCCGGGGTCGTTAGCCCTCGAACGGGCAAGGGATCGAGTCATCGCTGCGCTTGCCCCAAAGAGGGAGTTTTCGGAAGAGAATACGCAGAGCCTCAAGCCCGAGTATGAGATAGCAAGTTACGCGCTTGCCCGGGTGCTGGTCTCCTGCAGCGGCAACCGCTCCCTCATCGACAGGCTTGCGCGCTACGAAGCGGAACGCGCGTCCTTCTTCCTGGAGACCGAGGACCCGGAGATCCGGCAGTTCGTTGCCTGGAGCATCGGCATCAGTACCGGCGCCGCCACCATGCCGGTCACCGAGTACGTTGAACTGGTGCCGCATATGCGTGATCTGCGCTGGCGGCTCGTCAACAGGGTTGTGCAGCAGGGAACGGTTCATCTCGAGCCGGGCGAGATCGACGAGCTGATCCGGGAGCGGATCCGGGTAATCCTCGTCGATCAGATGCCGCTCCGAGTCCCAACAGGGATCTGCGAGCGCCTTGAACCGGTTACCCGCGAGATCTCCGCCGCGTACCAACAACAGGCCCTTGAACAGTTTGGTGAGATCCGGGAAGAGGCATTCCCGCCCTGCATCAGCGCACTCATCCAGGCGATCACCACCGGGGCAAACCTGACGCATATGGGCAGGTTCGCCATAACATCGTTCCTCCATACCGTCGGGATGAGTATCACGGGAATCGCCGAGATCTTCGCGCGGGCGCCCGACTTTGACCTGGAAAAGACGATGTATCAGGTGGAGCATATCTCAGGCGGGGGCGGCACCGAGTACACCCCGCCGTCGTGCCCAACCATGCGCACCTTCGGGCTCTGCGTCAACCGGGATAAGGACTGCGAGCGGGTCAACCACCCCTTGAGTTATTACCGTCTCCGGAAAACTGCAAAGAAAAAACAGGGTTAA